In Solanum pennellii chromosome 7, SPENNV200, the following are encoded in one genomic region:
- the LOC107024272 gene encoding ribonuclease MC-like: MKMNNLSLLFLTHLTLFFICVCSQNIAQTQFVYKWSETYCNKDTPVGCKQIPPLKFTLKGFWGTDSNGNIQQGCKDPVVRDWNKVFDTAMVNKLNVFWPSLTKQDPKDMWKEAWNTYGTCTMKRFKTPIQYFNRASRLDSEIGDLLQSHLINSNGIVPCDSATYNNVEILNSFKKVAKNTDVYFTCKDINTTHAYLNQVTFCYTDEAKDFVDCPTSLINKRCRVQNIIVPRPSPPKPIKQQEKSLDPIAYGDSWSIM, translated from the exons atgaaaatgaataaTCTTTCACTCTTATTTCTCACTCATCTCACACTATTTTTCATTTGTGTTTGTTCACAAAATATAGCACAAACACAATTTGTTTATAAATGGTCAGAAACTTATTGTAATAAGGATACCCCAGTGGGGTGTAAACAAATTCCTCCTCTCAAATTCACTCTAAAAGGTTTTTGGGGCACAGATTCCAATGGAAATATTCAACAAGGTTGTAAAGATCCAGTAGTACGTGATTGGAACAAAGtg TTTGATACCGCGATGGTAAATAAACTCAACGTATTTTGGCCCTCTCTTACTAAACAAGATCCCAAAGACATGTGGAAGGAAGCTTGGAATACATATGGAACATGTACAATGAAAAGGTTCAAAACTCCAATACAATATTTCAATAGGGCTTCAAGATTGGATAGTGAAATTGGAGATTTGTTACAAAGTCATTTAATAAACTCAAATGGAATAGTCCCTTGTGACTCTGCTACATACAACAATGTTGAAATCTTGAACTCATTCAAAAAAGTTGCAAAGAATACAGATGTGTATTTCACTTGCAAAGACATTAACACAACTCATGCTTATTTGAATCAAGTTACATTTTGCTACACAGATGAAGCAAAGGATTTTGTGGATTGTCCAACTTCTCTCATTAACAAACGTTGTcgtgttcaaaatattattgttcCTCGTCCTTCGCCTCCAAAG CCTATCAAACAACAGGAGAAAAGCTTGGACCCAATAGCTTATGGAGATTCTTGGTCAATTATGTGA